Proteins found in one Gammaproteobacteria bacterium genomic segment:
- a CDS encoding TIGR02449 family protein: MKISEEEFKRLEIRVNELIETCERLKEENRLLKAQQQSYSSERAKLLDKQEEARSRVESMINRLKALETS; the protein is encoded by the coding sequence ATGAAGATTTCAGAAGAAGAATTCAAGAGACTCGAAATTAGAGTTAACGAGCTGATCGAAACCTGTGAACGACTAAAAGAAGAAAATCGTTTATTAAAAGCACAACAGCAATCGTATAGTAGTGAACGTGCAAAGTTACTCGATAAGCAAGAAGAAGCGCGTAGCCGCGTGGAATCTATGATTAATCGCTTAAAAGCATTAGAAACAAGCTAA
- a CDS encoding UPF0149 family protein: MQLPAYQLLNNALQSLDFGDRASELHGFLCGAVALDISYPLDTCISTLAPDLSHVVTSEELNDLLADICEVVRAQMTDPVLQLELLLPDSDSIDLTTRVTALASWCDGFLFGLANAGLQAQATLPDDTSEILLDLTRISQLHGADTGEEDEEVSYNELLEYVRMSALLVAEELQPIKMTTELQ, translated from the coding sequence ATGCAATTACCTGCTTATCAACTGCTAAATAATGCACTTCAATCGCTCGATTTTGGCGATCGTGCATCAGAATTACATGGATTCCTGTGTGGTGCCGTGGCGCTCGATATTTCTTATCCATTGGACACATGTATTAGTACATTAGCGCCTGACTTAAGCCATGTTGTTACTAGCGAAGAATTGAATGACTTGCTAGCTGATATATGTGAAGTGGTACGTGCGCAGATGACTGATCCTGTGCTGCAGCTAGAATTGCTGTTACCTGATAGTGATTCGATTGATTTAACCACTAGAGTTACTGCACTGGCTTCATGGTGCGATGGCTTCTTATTCGGATTAGCCAATGCCGGATTGCAAGCTCAAGCAACCTTACCAGACGACACTTCTGAAATTTTGCTTGATCTAACTCGTATTTCACAATTACATGGAGCAGACACAGGAGAAGAAGATGAAGAGGTATCTTACAATGAACTGTTGGAATATGTGCGTATGTCAGCTTTGCTTGTGGCTGAAGAATTGCAGCCAATAAAAATGACCACGGAGTTGCAGTAA